CCTTAAAAATTTTTCAGGAAAAGTTATGGCGTAATCCATATACAGCTTTTAATTAAAAATGCGAAAGTCCTGATATTAGTACCAACACAGTAACAACACAGTAATAATAGTAGATGAATACTACATTCCATTTTTTAATCCTTCTAGGATTTTTAAACAAAAGGTTAAAAATGCAACATAAACAGTAAAAATATTTTCTTTCCAGTTGTCTAATCAATGGCTGGTTTTTCAATTGACTAACCATACATGCTTTATTATGAGTAATGAAAATAAAATTGTGCATCCTCATGATATGTATTTCAAAAGTATTTTTGGTAGAACGGATGTTATGCTAGACTTTTTGGAACACAATCTACCAGCAGAAATTTTTAACAAGGTAGATAAATCAACTTTACGCTTAACTAACAAAAGTTTTGTTAACCCAGTAGGTACGCGTGGAGAAAGTGACTTAGTGTTTCAAGCGACCATGGATAATCAAGATGGATACATATACACAGTTGTTGAACATCAAGCAAAGATAGATAAATATATGCCACTACGTTTCATGGAGTATAACTTAAAACTATTCAGACAGCATTTACATGAAAATAAGGATTCAGATGATTTNCAATGGTAAAGAGGCTTATACGGGGAAGAGGAGTCTTCTTTCTATGTTTAAAGTACCAGAGTTAGCTAAAGCTTATATATTTGGTGATTTTGAGCTTGTAGATTTAACACATACATCTGATAGTGAATTAATTAAACAGAATAGGGCAGCATTAGGAGAATTGATTCTTAAATATGGTAAGGGCAAGAATTTTAGTAGCATACTAAAATTGAATGAGT
Above is a window of Cardinium endosymbiont of Culicoides punctatus DNA encoding:
- a CDS encoding Rpn family recombination-promoting nuclease/putative transposase; the protein is MSNENKIVHPHDMYFKSIFGRTDVMLDFLEHNLPAEIFNKVDKSTLRLTNKSFVNPVGTRGESDLVFQATMDNQDGYIYTVVEHQAKIDKYMPLRFMEYNLKLFRQHLHENKDSDDXQW